From Diaminobutyricibacter sp. McL0608, one genomic window encodes:
- a CDS encoding SIS domain-containing protein: protein MTEARHTAGGSAPGTHMEAELNSQPDTWARAADLRAEQALLPARGERIAVVGCGTSWFMAQSYATLRETAGHGVTDAFAASEAFIDRDYDAIVAITRSGTTTEVLELLDGLRGTTRTIGVLGAPDTPLVDLVDDVIVLPFADEVSVVQTRFATTALALLRASLGESLDAAIVDAAYALSADLDELLLTADQYSFLGTGWTVGIAHEAALKMREASQSWTESYPAKEYRHGPIAIAAPGRVTWMFGAAPDGLYDDVAATGAHFEHRAIDAMADLIRAQRVALERARSFGLDPDAPRNLTRSVILDS, encoded by the coding sequence ATGACCGAAGCACGGCACACCGCCGGGGGAAGCGCGCCGGGCACCCATATGGAAGCCGAGCTGAACTCCCAGCCCGACACCTGGGCACGCGCCGCCGACCTCCGGGCCGAGCAGGCGCTCCTGCCTGCGCGGGGCGAGCGGATCGCGGTGGTGGGTTGCGGAACCTCGTGGTTCATGGCCCAGTCCTACGCGACGCTGCGTGAGACCGCGGGACACGGAGTCACCGACGCCTTCGCCGCATCCGAAGCCTTCATCGATCGCGACTACGACGCGATCGTCGCGATCACCCGCTCCGGGACCACGACGGAGGTCCTCGAACTCCTCGACGGTCTCCGGGGCACGACCCGCACGATCGGAGTGCTCGGCGCACCGGACACCCCACTCGTCGACCTGGTCGACGACGTCATCGTGCTCCCCTTCGCCGACGAAGTGTCCGTCGTGCAGACGCGGTTCGCCACCACCGCCCTCGCCCTGCTGCGCGCATCTCTCGGCGAGAGCCTCGACGCGGCGATCGTCGATGCCGCCTACGCCCTCTCCGCCGACCTCGACGAGCTGCTCCTCACAGCCGACCAGTACTCGTTCCTCGGCACCGGCTGGACCGTCGGAATCGCGCACGAGGCCGCCCTCAAGATGCGCGAAGCGAGCCAGTCGTGGACCGAATCGTATCCGGCCAAGGAATACCGGCACGGGCCGATCGCGATCGCCGCACCCGGGCGCGTGACCTGGATGTTCGGTGCAGCACCGGACGGCCTGTACGACGACGTCGCGGCGACCGGCGCCCACTTCGAGCACCGCGCGATCGATGCGATGGCCGACCTGATCCGCGCCCAGCGCGTCGCACTCGAACGCGCCCGATCCTTCGGACTCGACCCCGACGCCCCCCGCAACCTCACCCGCTCCGTCATACTCGACTCGTGA